From Carassius auratus strain Wakin chromosome 1, ASM336829v1, whole genome shotgun sequence, the proteins below share one genomic window:
- the LOC113107416 gene encoding pericentriolar material 1 protein-like isoform X4, translating to MMATGGTPFEDGTDEQELHNWTTSNGSLDDRLNNMDWGVQQKKANRSSEKNRKKFSAMSESRLTNDISPESTPGAGRRRARTPHSFPHVKYSTQMSVPDQAELDRLRQVINFTDLDERSIGSDSQGRVTAANNQRQLSTEPKKPFNFLPIHLNTNKSKEPTASTSSTPRGKEPKKQSPGKELFAPVPAVFKEPFSLDSTHQFTSEDEKAELNIDSSQVVSKLVQIREYIGKATSMRDDLVEKNDVPANVERLSLLITHLKEQEKSYLRFLQKMLARENEDDDEGATVDSAVGSGSVAESTSLNLEPRSEASSATGHGLCGEQKEELENMRKQHDLLKKMLEQQEQLRALQGRQAALLAMQQSAEQAIAVMDDTVVTETTGSVSGRSITSELNDELNDLIQRFHNQLHDSQSQTVPDNRRQAECLSLSREVCRSRTSHNSRSQLPSSAPLTTASTSTSTKLTKLQELQDKKQTMDKILQELHSLRDQTLNNSSCQSVSQRGARMGMSQRPSVLGREGNGPRPVRQDSSSSYTQINDNHPADKLRKLKEVHKRLNELRELVQYYEQTSDMVVDTVNENVKEDDEETEDGSLFEAMFDSEQENHEPVTNIRNPAQPQTPSNWMDINSLTKAHGASNNRDGHLNTECEINNRSTANLHSLNVPSVIECQFSRDRPYDGDKEEDDDEAQEDDDGARGGGRGSDGSGSSRRSSLVGDADYAEKVQRLQTAKQKLRQLQELVAMVQSDDTDGTTANEDEGLKQQPNNTRATAPKIQRDIVLSEKSREKLYEEKLKQQQQELKQLHEERQRLMEIQGKIQDLQWVCPDLQSSVSSSVSGQMRKIPAAASTPATVPLHSSSSTKANTSGLKPTTEPPPVTVTDNELWSEMRRHQMLREELRQRRKHLESLMAEQQRRNTINDSPFRSDTHETQSYSRDERTVATWGGSTQCPLGDDDDDYSSEVGAEENIDIEHDEGEESSSTNEMHACKQKQRNYSRNNRDGLKIRREINRSPSPGGSRGRPRQHPQNERGSSNKSKRQENLRWAADLSPSEGDAPAHWQEQITHLQKQLNFSTTMCQTLLQDQQTLSYMLQDLLTGPCGVVPNNVTSPQIPLIMHQLNQCYTQLAWQQNNVNRLKQVLNDLLWQQQNPALTGQQQNQNVACDSASSSLFVNFPPVNTLRMPGLPNFSPFPTGDFQQNQAGSDQQHDPNISLKTEYMSFPPPLQRSPLNNTEKRFPSQPDTVANANNSSWFNSSLNRSGQKTTLPSDHSSQIEQNSPSSSPIPHPSTTQDLSYIPDSQESMSSLPDRVDPTTVTKSFRAGRKAAAQASLASRDKTPNTKSRRRRGRGRKNTASVDSDSVSSDSHFDQDRERSSQVKYKDLNQGLLDKLTQEKLDSKAKNSKPNDLSSAYAWRTPFLSNRIACTEVPDVSSDFSLFEALRETIYSEVATLISQNESRPHFLIELFHELQLLNTDYLRQRALYSLQDIVTRHLTEKSVADEQASSLGPAIWATGSQSELTPSESLATSDNDASEKIVTVKSNSVLKRVADRDLMDNESLLSTSSNLEPFASDDLGNTVIHLDKALARMREYERMKLRAEFNTDNPEHSPGAAAAAASALTQGAGHSSTDAHCPQIDTQQLDRQIKAIMTEVIPFLKEHVGEVCSHQLLTSVRRMVLRLTQQNDESKEFVQFFHRQLGGILQDSLSKFVGRTLQDCGEDLLVEISEILFNELAFFRLMQDLDQNTSKNKLITKRRSDHTSPKHSPHTEEAKTIEREKTISPSYFDEDRDQDETEQGGTLHEKEEDKEKDAQSSEASEVEEEEGEGLPLSISLSKAETQALCNYGSGEDENEVEEMEEFEAGPVEVQTSLEASMDNTSEHRQGSALQNEALQETKSDIEKSESSQLKSIKSESKELVQLPEEGREEAKTGSGDEREKEDYTVSPAQETPQSSDSASPDTESPVMINTDEAGSGNTSQRSDEEDFVKVEGLPLQMSLLCEEELCKRISEEQQYDNLTAEILNENKEELTGLVGNPQALKEPETTEAQSA from the exons ATGATGGCGACGGGCGGAACGCCGTTTGAAGATGGCACAGATGAGCAGGAGCTGCACAACTGGACCACCTCCAATGGAAGCTTAGATGACCGACTCAATAATATG GATTGGGGAGTGCAGCAGAAGAAGGCCAACCGCTCCTCTGAGAAGAACAGGAAGAAGTTTTCTGCTATGTCAGAGAGCCGGCTAACCAATGACATTTCTCCAGAGTCCACTCCTGGAGCAGGACGACGGAGGGCACGTACACCCCATTCCTTCCCTCATGTGAAGTACAGCACTCAAATGTCTGTGCCTGACCAGGCTGAGCTCGATAGACTCCGGCAGGTCATAAACTTCACCGATCTGGATGAG AGAAGTATTGGCAGTGATTCTCAAGGCCGTGTCACTGCAGCCAACAATCAGAGACAGCTGTCCACTGAGCCCAAGAAACCTTTCAACTTCCTGCCAATTCACCTCAACACTAACAAAAGCAAAGAGCCCACTGCATCCACCTCTTCCACACCTCGGGGCAAGGAACCCAAGAAACAGAGTCCTGGGAAAGAGTTGTTTGCCCCAGTTCCTGCTGTGTTTAAAGAGCCTTTTAGTCTGGACAGTACCCATCAGTTCACATCAGAGGATGAAAAAGCAGAGCTTAACATTGACAGCAGTCAG GTGGTCAGTAAACTGGTCCAAATTCGTGAATACATTGGAAAGGCCACATCCATGAGAGACGACCTGGTGGAAAAGAACGATGTGCCTGCAAATGTGGAACGTCTCTCTCTCCTCATCACTCACCTGAAAGAACAGGAGAAGTCTTACCTGCGTTTTCTTCAGAAGATGCTG GCGAGGGaaaatgaggatgatgatgaaggtgcCACGGTGGACTCTGCAGTGGGTTCAGGCTCAGTGGCTGAGAGCACATCTTTGAACCTGGAGCCGCGCTCCGAGGCCTCCAGTGCCACT GGCCATGGGTTATGTGGAGAGCAGAAAGAAGAGCTAGAGAATATGCGAAAGCAGCATGATCTACTGAAAAAGATGCTGGAACAGCAGGAACAACTGAGAGCACTACAAGGCCGTCAGGCAGCACTACTGGCCATGCAGCAAAGCGCTGAACAAGCCATAGCAGTGATGGATGACACTG TTGTTACAGAGACTACTGGAAGTGTGTCTGGCAGGAGCATTACCTCAGAGCTCAATGATGAACTCAACGATCTTATCCAGCGTTTTCATAACCAGCTCCATGATTCACAG TCCCAGACGGTCCCTGACAACCGACGACAGGCAGAATGTCTCTCTCTTTCAAGAGAGGTGTGCCGATCACGCACTAGCCATAATTCCAGGAGTCAGTTGCCCTCCTCTGCCCCACTAACTACTGCATCAACTTCCACCAGCACTAAACTCACCAAACTACAGGAGCTACAGGACAAAAAGCAGACCATGGACAAGATCCTTCAGGAACTCCACTCCCTTAGAGACCAGACCCTTAACAACAGTTCCT gtCAGAGTGTCAGTCAGCGTGGTGCACGCATGGGCATGTCACAGCGTCCGTCTGTATTGGGTAGAGAGGGAAATGGCCCACGTCCAGTGAGGCAGGACTCTTCCTCCTCTTACACACAGATAAATGATAACCATCCTGCTGATAAACTCAG GAAACTGAAGGAGGTGCACAAGCGTTTGAATGAATTAAGAGAGCTTGTTCAGTATTATGAACAGACATCAGATATGGTGGTGGACACAGTAAACGAGAATGTGAAGGAGGACGATGAGGAAACAGAGGACGGTTCACTCTTTGAGGCCATGTTTGATTCAGAGCAGGAGAACCATGAACCAGTCACCAATATCAG aaatccAGCCCAACCACAGACTCCAAGTAACTGGATGGACATAAACAGTTTGACAAAAGCTCATGGTGCCTCCAATAATAGAGATGGCCATCTGAACACAGAATGTGAAATCAATAACCGCTCCACAGCCAATCTCCACAGTCTCAACGTCCCTTCAGTCATAG AATGCCAGTTCAGCCGGGACAGGCCTTACGATGGTGATaaagaggaggatgatgatgaggcaCAGGAGGATGATGATGGGGCAAGAGGAGGAGGCAGAGGCAGTGACGGTTCAGGGTCCAGTCGTAGAAGCAGTCTAGTTGGTGACGCAGATTATGCTGAGAAAGTCCAACGTCTTCAAACTGCCAAACAGAAACTCAGACAACTTCAAGAACTGGTGGCCATGGTGCAG AGTGATGATACAGATGGTACTACAGCTAATGAGGATGAGGGTTTGAAGCAACAACCCAATAACACCCGAGCAACAGCTCCCAAAATCCAGAGAGACATCGTCCTTTCTGAAAAGTCCAG agaaaaattGTATGAGGAGAAActcaagcagcagcagcaagagCTAAAGCAGCTCCatgaagagagacagagactgaTGGAGATTCAGGGCAAGATACAAGACTTACAATGGGTCTGTCCTGACCTTCAG TCGTCTGTGAGCAGTAGTGTCAGCGGTCAGATGAGGAAGATTCCTGCAGCAGCCTCTACTCCTGCTACTGTACCGTTACACTCCTCTTCctcaactaaagccaacactagTGGCCTCAAACCCACTACTGAGCCTCCTCCAGTAACTGTCACTGACAATGAG cTCTGGTCGGAGATGCGAAGGCATCAGATGTTGCGTGAGGAGTTGAGACAGAGGCGGAAACATTTGGAGAGTCTGATGGCAGAGCAGCAGAGGAGAAACACAATCAACGATTCTCCATTCAGGAGTGATACACATGAGACCCAGTCGTACAGCCGTGATGAAAG AACTGTGGCCACCTGGGGTGGTTCGACACAGTGTCCCcttggtgatgatgatgatgattactcCTCTGAGGTGGGGGCTGAGGAAAATATTGACATTGAACATGATGAGGGAGAGGAGTCCAGTTCCACCAATGAGATGCATGCTTGCAAACAAAAACAACGCAACTATAGCAGGAATAACAGAGATGG TCTGAAAATTCGAAGGGAAATTAACAGAAGTCCTTCCCCCGGTGGATCAAGAGGTCGTCCTCGTCAGCATCCACAGAATGAAAGAGGAAGTTCCAATAAATCCAAACGGCAGGAGAATCTACGATGGGCGGCTGATCTGTCTCCTTCTGAGGGTGATGCACCAGCACACTGGCAGGAGCAGATCACACACCTTCAGAAACAGCTCAACTTCAGCACTACCATGTGCCAAACTTTGCTACAGGACCAACAG ACTCTCTCATACATGCTGCAGGATCTGCTCACAGGTCCCTGTGGTGTTGTGCCCAATAATGTGACCTCTCCTCAAATCCCTCTCATCATGCACCAACTAAACCAGTGTTATACACAACTGGCTTGGCAGCAGAACAATGTCAATCG aTTGAAACAGGTTCTGAATGATCTGTTGTGGCAGCAGCAGAATCCGGCATTGACAGGACAACAGCAAAATCAGAATGTTGCGTGTGATTCTGCATCATCTTCTCTATTCGTAAACTTCCCACCTGTCAATACACTAAGAATGCCTGGACTGCCAAACTTCTCTCCTTTCCCTACTG GAGATTTCCAGCAGAACCAGGCCGGTTCAGATCAACAACATGATCCAAACATATCCCTCAAAACGGAATACATGAGTTTCCCCCCTCCGCTGCAGAGATCTCCACTCAACAACACAGAGAAACG GTTTCCATCTCAGCCTGATACCGTGGCCAACGCTAATAACTCTAGCTGGTTTAACTCCTCTCTGAATCGCTCTGGTCAGAAAACCACCCTCCCCTCAGACCATTCAAGTCAGATAGAGCAGAACTCTCCTTCCTCCTCTCCTATCCCTCACCCTTCCACTACCCAGGACCTTTCTTACATACCTGACTCCCAGGAGTCAATGAGCAGCCTTCCAGATAGGGTAGATCCAACCACTGTCACCAAGAGCTTCAGAGCAGGGCGCAAGGCTGCTGCACAGGCCAGCCTGGCCTCGAGAGACAAGACCCCCAACACAAAGAGCCGCCGCAGGAGAGGCAGGGGACGGAAGAACACAG CATCTGTGGACAGTGACAGTGTTTCAAGTGACTCTCACTTTGACCAGGACAGAGAGCGCTCCTCTCAGGTCAAATACAAAGATCTCAACCAGGGTCTGCTAGACAAACTGACCCAGGAGAAACTGGACAGCAAGGCTAAGAACAGCAAGCCAAATGACCTTTCATCTG CATATGCTTGGAGAACACCTTTTCTCTCTAACAGAATTGCATGCACTGAAGTCCCAG ACGTGAGCAGTGATTTCTCTCTGTTTGAGGCGCTGAGAGAGACGATCTACTCTGAGGTGGCAACTCTGATCTCTCAGAATGAGTCTCGCCCTCACTTCCTCATCGAGCTTTTCCATGAGCTTCAGCTGCTCAATACAGACTACCTGCGCCAGAGGGCACTCTACTCACTACAG GACATTGTAACGAGGCACCTGACAGAGAAGAGTGTGGCTGATGAGCAGGCATCGTCTTTGGGTCCGGCCATATGGGCCACAGGCTCCCAGTCAGAGCTCACACCTAGTGAGAGCTTGGCTACTAGTGACAAT GATGCATCTGAGAAGATTGTAACCGTTAAATCCAACTCTGTATTGAAGAGGGTAGCAGATAGAGACTTGATGGACAATGAGAGCCTGCTGTCCACCTCTTCCAACCTTGAACCCTTTGCTAGTGATGACCTGG GTAACACAGTAATTCATTTAGATAAGGCATTGGCCAGGATGAGGGAGTATGAGCGCATGAAGCTGAGGGCTGAGTTTAACACAGATAACCCTGAGCACAGCCccggagctgctgctgctgccgcctCAGCACTCACTCAAG GTGCTGGACATTCGTCTACAGATGCACATTGTCCTCAGATTGACACACAACAGCTTGACAGACAGATTAAAGCCATAATGACAGAAGTTATTCCATTCCTAAAG GAGCATGTTGGGGAGGTGTGTTCACACCAGCTGCTCACATCTGTGAGACGCATGGTGCTCAGACTCACTCAGCAAAATGATGAAAGCAAAGAGTTTGTTCAGTTCTTCCACCGACAGCTGGGCGGCATCCTGCAG GACTCCTTGAGTAAGTTTGTCGGGCGGACGCTGCAGGACTGCGGTGAGGACCTGCTGGTGGAGATCTCTGAGATCCTCTTTAATGAGCTTGCTTTCTTCAGACTGATGCAGGATTTAGATCAGAACACCTCTAAAAACAAACTCATAACCAAGAGACGCTCTGATCACACATCTCCAAAACACTCACCTCACACCGAG gaggcgAAAACtatagagagagaaaagacaaTCTCCCCATCATATTTTGATGAAGACAGA GATCAGGATGAGACTGAGCAGGGAGGGACGCTTCATGagaaggaagaggacaaggagaAAGATGCACAGAGCAGTGAAGCATCTGAGGTGGAAGAAGAGGAGGGAGAAGGGCTGCCTCTTTCTATAA gCCTGTCGAAAGCAGAGACACAGGCTCTATGCAACTACGGCAGTGGAGAAGATGAAAATGAAGTGGAGGAGATGGAGGAGTTTGAGGCTGGACCTGTTGAGGTGCAAACATCATTAGAAGCCAGCATGGACAACACTAGTGAACACAGACAG GGCTCTGCCTTACAAAACGAAGCCCTCCAGGAAACCAAATCTGACATCGAAAAGTCAGAAAGCAGCCAAT TGAAAAGCATAAAATCTGAGTCCAAAGAGTTGGTTCAGCTTCCAGAGGAGGGCAGAGAGGAGGCAAAAACTGGTTCAGGAGATGAAAGAGAAAAGGAGGACTACACGGTTTCACCAGCCCAGGAAACACCACAGAGCTCAGACTCAGCCAGTCCTGACACCGAGTCTCCGGTCATGATCAACACTGAT GAGGCAGGATCTGGAAATACCAGCCAGAGATCAGATGAGGAAGATTTTGTTAAAGTGGAGGGTCTTCCTCTTCAAATGTCTCTTCTGTGTGAG GAAGAGCTTTGTAAGAGGATCTCAGAAGAGCAGCAATATGATAACTTAACAGCTGAAATTCTCAATGAAAATAAAGAAGAGCTTACAGGATTGGTGGGAAATCCTCAAGCACTCAAAGAGCCTG AAACCACTGAAGCCCAGAGTGCATGA